In one Pasteuria penetrans genomic region, the following are encoded:
- the rapZ gene encoding RNase adapter RapZ, whose translation MEGLWGDTVTSGETMVQLVIVTGMSGAGKTVAIRSLEDLGYFCVDNLPPALLAEFIDVLIGSDKYPFLSAIVFDLRSKDFFPTLWIALDKLKQSCQRGVIYHFLYLDASDAVLIQRYKSTRRSHPLSVPGGSLLEGIRAERSLLAEVRSQAYSVIDTSSFRPLDLKQVINARFAALGQKTFVVTFLSFGFKYGLPMDADIVFDVRFLMNPHYVDALRSHTGRNRLVRSYVLKDQMTHGLLQRLRDLLDFLFPQYEAEGKQQLMVAIGCTGGRHRSVVVVDCLMEHFQTRLACRVVHRDMQKGG comes from the coding sequence ATGGAGGGCTTGTGGGGGGATACGGTAACCAGTGGTGAGACGATGGTGCAGTTAGTGATTGTAACGGGCATGTCAGGGGCTGGGAAGACAGTGGCCATACGAAGCCTGGAGGACTTGGGTTATTTTTGTGTGGATAATCTACCCCCGGCCTTGTTGGCGGAGTTTATTGATGTATTGATTGGTTCTGATAAGTATCCATTTCTTTCTGCTATTGTATTCGATTTACGTAGCAAGGATTTTTTCCCTACATTATGGATAGCACTGGATAAATTGAAACAAAGTTGTCAAAGGGGAGTTATTTATCATTTTCTTTATCTTGATGCTAGTGACGCTGTGTTGATCCAGCGTTATAAATCTACCCGGCGCTCACACCCCCTATCAGTCCCAGGAGGTTCCCTATTGGAAGGAATTCGAGCGGAGCGGTCCTTGCTGGCGGAGGTTCGTTCACAGGCCTACTCCGTTATCGACACAAGCTCCTTTCGCCCGCTCGATTTGAAACAGGTGATTAATGCGCGTTTTGCAGCATTGGGGCAGAAGACGTTTGTTGTTACCTTTCTCTCGTTCGGTTTTAAGTATGGCTTGCCAATGGATGCGGACATTGTTTTTGATGTTCGTTTCCTTATGAATCCCCATTATGTGGATGCATTGCGTTCTCATACAGGTAGGAATAGATTGGTACGTTCCTATGTACTAAAGGATCAGATGACACATGGTTTGCTGCAACGTTTGCGCGACTTGCTCGATTTTCTTTTTCCGCAGTATGAGGCGGAGGGGAAGCAACAATTGATGGTTGCTATTGGTTGTACGGGTGGTCGACATCGTTCGGTTGTAGTAGTGGATTGTCTAATGGAACATTTCCAGACTAGGTTGGCTTGTCGCGTGGTTCATCGGGATATGCAGAAGGGGGGTTGA
- the purB gene encoding adenylosuccinate lyase, with translation MIPRYVRNTMGNLWGQEYRLQTWLHVEILVCEAWAETGVVSRNVVQELRTQARIDSDRMEEWEKKTHHDVTAFLHAVSETVSPEAARWLHYGLTSTDLVDTAQGYLLKKANQQLLKGISQLMETLLALAQRYRATPTIGRTHGMYAEPVTLGWKFARWYIEMQRNRERFVQASADVEVGKLSGAVGTYATVEPTVEAYVCQKLGLTPAVWSTQIVSRDRHAHYVNILALIATSLENFATEIRHLQRSEVGEVSESFAPTQTGSSAMPHKRNPIGCENLCGLARLLRGYCLPSYENMISWHERDISHSSVERVLLPDATQLLDTMLYRLNDILRNLVLDTPKMRELLANAGGEPFSHRVLLALIRKGWTRVEAYDLVRSLAHRAQRGEMDFSTLVQNDPLIRRSLTQSELETCFDIQNHLQSIDSLFRRSNL, from the coding sequence TTGATTCCTCGATATGTGCGAAACACTATGGGTAACCTATGGGGCCAGGAGTATCGTTTACAGACCTGGCTTCATGTGGAGATATTGGTTTGTGAGGCCTGGGCGGAGACTGGGGTTGTTTCCCGGAATGTTGTTCAGGAACTCCGAACCCAGGCTAGGATTGATTCAGACCGCATGGAAGAATGGGAAAAGAAGACGCACCATGATGTTACGGCTTTTCTACACGCTGTGTCGGAAACAGTGTCGCCTGAGGCGGCCCGATGGTTGCATTATGGTTTGACTTCCACCGATCTTGTCGACACCGCGCAGGGTTATTTGCTCAAGAAGGCGAATCAACAGCTCCTTAAGGGTATAAGTCAATTGATGGAAACCTTGCTCGCGCTGGCACAACGTTACCGTGCGACACCAACCATAGGTAGGACCCATGGTATGTATGCAGAGCCGGTTACCCTTGGATGGAAGTTTGCGCGCTGGTACATAGAAATGCAGCGCAATCGGGAGCGCTTTGTACAGGCATCTGCTGACGTGGAGGTGGGTAAGCTTTCAGGGGCTGTGGGCACTTATGCTACCGTTGAGCCTACCGTGGAGGCGTACGTATGTCAAAAATTGGGTCTTACACCTGCCGTTTGGTCTACTCAGATTGTGTCGCGCGACCGACATGCCCATTACGTGAATATCTTGGCTCTCATTGCTACATCCTTAGAAAACTTCGCTACGGAGATTCGTCATTTGCAACGTTCCGAGGTGGGGGAGGTCTCAGAATCATTTGCCCCCACCCAAACGGGTTCTTCGGCTATGCCGCATAAACGCAATCCCATCGGTTGCGAAAATCTATGTGGTTTGGCCCGGTTGCTACGGGGTTACTGTTTACCATCGTATGAGAATATGATTTCATGGCATGAGCGTGATATTTCACACTCCTCCGTGGAACGCGTCCTTCTTCCTGATGCTACCCAATTACTGGATACCATGTTGTATCGTTTGAACGATATCCTGCGAAATTTGGTATTGGACACCCCTAAAATGAGGGAGCTTTTGGCTAACGCAGGGGGCGAACCCTTTTCCCATCGTGTTCTATTAGCCCTGATCCGTAAGGGATGGACGCGTGTGGAGGCCTATGATCTTGTGAGGTCCCTTGCCCACAGGGCTCAGCGGGGTGAAATGGATTTCTCTACATTGGTCCAAAACGATCCGCTGATTCGACGTTCACTCACCCAATCTGAATTAGAGACCTGTTTCGATATCCAGAACCATTTACAATCCATTGACAGTCTCTTTAGGCGATCCAATCTGTGA
- the cyoE gene encoding heme o synthase, whose translation MGGTVSHQPPVSTAASRRVSLWNDYISLTKPGIVRSNVLVAIMGYFIAAGLDGFSVWRVPLALGVGTALFVAGGCVFNNVYDRDADRQMDRTKMRVMVVGRIEPALALGYGALLSILGFVVLFWSVNFGVACLGLMGCLIYVCVYTVLLKRRSVSNTWVGGVSGAIPPVMGVFAAPGSHWEIALSLFLLLFLWQPPHFFSLALCYLEDYQKSCFRMLPTVRGIKPTVVQLRLWTGALVVASLTPVFFAGAGLIYLLGAFFLGGGYLGLALQPMVDRVLWARRLFFASLVYLLGVLVVWLVDRLVDGNFL comes from the coding sequence ATGGGTGGGACAGTATCACATCAGCCTCCAGTGTCAACAGCTGCTTCACGGCGGGTTTCCCTTTGGAATGATTACATTTCGCTAACCAAGCCAGGTATCGTCCGCAGTAACGTGCTCGTTGCCATAATGGGTTATTTTATTGCGGCGGGTTTGGATGGGTTTTCTGTTTGGCGTGTTCCCTTGGCATTGGGGGTAGGGACCGCCCTGTTCGTAGCCGGGGGCTGCGTATTCAATAACGTGTATGATCGTGATGCCGATCGACAGATGGACCGAACCAAGATGCGGGTCATGGTTGTAGGTCGAATTGAACCGGCTCTTGCTTTGGGGTATGGTGCTTTATTGTCCATTCTGGGTTTTGTTGTGCTGTTTTGGAGTGTCAATTTTGGAGTAGCTTGTTTGGGCCTTATGGGTTGTTTGATTTATGTGTGTGTGTATACGGTGCTTTTGAAACGGCGTAGTGTGTCCAATACCTGGGTGGGTGGGGTATCGGGTGCCATTCCTCCCGTAATGGGTGTTTTTGCAGCACCAGGGTCCCATTGGGAGATTGCTCTATCGCTTTTTTTGTTGCTATTCTTATGGCAGCCCCCTCACTTCTTTTCCCTGGCTTTATGTTATTTAGAAGATTATCAAAAGTCTTGCTTTAGGATGTTGCCTACCGTACGTGGTATAAAACCCACGGTGGTGCAGCTTCGTTTGTGGACGGGTGCTCTCGTTGTAGCCTCTCTCACTCCCGTTTTTTTTGCAGGTGCTGGTCTTATTTATTTGTTAGGTGCCTTTTTCTTGGGGGGTGGCTACCTAGGTTTGGCCCTGCAGCCCATGGTGGATAGGGTGTTGTGGGCGAGGAGACTCTTTTTTGCTTCGCTGGTGTATTTGTTGGGTGTGCTTGTGGTGTGGTTGGTGGACCGTTTGGTGGATGGGAATTTTTTGTGA
- the codY gene encoding GTP-sensing pleiotropic transcriptional regulator CodY produces MDLLTKTRCISRILQKNVGHHLVDLDEVAQALCDVISANVYVVGPEGGLLGVAINHDFTNERMQEYLKNRQFPDDYANLLMEIDETHANLPITSPYTVYPSEMREIFHDGYTTLVPVIGGGDHLGTLVLARLGQAFEEGDLILAEYGSTVVGMEILRERAGEVEEEARSRAVVQLAISSLSFSELEAAEHIFNELDNRQRRDVGRGGCKEGLLVASKVADRVGITRSVIVNALRKLESAGVVESRSLGMKGTYIKILNPKLISALEKARG; encoded by the coding sequence ATGGATTTGCTTACCAAAACACGTTGTATATCAAGGATACTACAAAAAAATGTGGGACATCATCTTGTCGATTTAGATGAGGTTGCTCAGGCGCTTTGTGATGTGATTTCAGCCAATGTCTATGTGGTGGGTCCAGAGGGTGGTTTGCTGGGTGTAGCCATCAATCATGATTTTACAAATGAACGTATGCAGGAGTATTTAAAAAACAGGCAATTTCCTGATGATTATGCTAATTTATTGATGGAAATAGACGAAACACATGCAAATTTACCAATAACCAGTCCCTATACCGTGTACCCCTCCGAAATGAGGGAGATCTTTCACGATGGATACACAACACTTGTACCTGTGATTGGTGGTGGGGACCATCTAGGGACCTTGGTTTTGGCTCGTTTGGGCCAAGCCTTCGAGGAAGGGGACCTTATTTTGGCCGAATACGGTTCTACAGTAGTGGGTATGGAGATTCTCCGTGAGCGGGCGGGGGAAGTTGAGGAGGAAGCAAGGAGTCGGGCAGTTGTACAGCTAGCGATTAGTTCGCTCTCGTTTAGTGAGCTGGAGGCGGCGGAACACATTTTCAATGAATTGGACAATCGGCAGCGTAGGGATGTGGGGCGTGGGGGTTGTAAGGAAGGTTTGTTGGTGGCTAGTAAGGTGGCCGATAGGGTAGGGATTACTCGTTCCGTGATTGTAAACGCTTTACGAAAGCTAGAGAGTGCAGGTGTTGTGGAATCCCGTTCCCTGGGGATGAAGGGAACCTATATCAAGATCCTCAATCCGAAATTGATATCTGCTCTCGAGAAAGCCCGTGGTTAG
- the lgt gene encoding prolipoprotein diacylglyceryl transferase has translation MPAEIMDPVILNLGYFKVRWYGLITALALVIATWITFPLAKKYKLDSFFIPLLLLCVPIAVLGGRLYDVIVSRNAMYWEHPLTIIGIGATEFGVSGLSIQGAYLCAMSTGWLFCRHHRISFLRITDIAAPGLLLGEAMGRWGNFINQEAYGSTVPRSFLEDLLLPDWLIEGMYIRGEYHHPTFLYQSLWNILGVGILLALFRFAPKLRCGEIFFAAFLWYALGRFYIEGLRMDSAIYEAPSWIANLFTTLWSPLNTWFHPPTIGENSIRLPQLFSVLEFIGFLSVWIGRRCTSLPEMGTQWGRKKKNTP, from the coding sequence TTGCCGGCAGAAATCATGGACCCAGTCATTCTGAACCTAGGGTATTTCAAAGTGCGTTGGTACGGACTCATTACAGCACTAGCTTTAGTCATAGCAACATGGATTACGTTTCCACTAGCAAAAAAATATAAGCTGGATTCATTTTTTATCCCACTGCTTCTTCTCTGTGTACCCATTGCTGTACTGGGAGGACGGCTCTATGATGTCATTGTATCCAGAAACGCCATGTACTGGGAACATCCCCTGACCATCATCGGCATCGGAGCGACAGAATTTGGTGTATCAGGTCTCTCCATACAAGGTGCCTATCTGTGCGCCATGAGTACAGGCTGGCTCTTCTGCCGCCATCATCGTATTTCCTTTCTACGAATCACCGATATAGCAGCCCCTGGGTTACTATTGGGTGAAGCCATGGGACGATGGGGAAACTTTATCAATCAGGAAGCCTATGGAAGTACAGTACCCCGCTCCTTCCTAGAGGATCTGCTATTGCCGGATTGGCTCATCGAGGGCATGTACATCAGAGGGGAATACCATCATCCCACCTTCCTATACCAATCCCTCTGGAATATCCTAGGCGTTGGAATCCTCCTGGCCCTATTCCGTTTCGCCCCCAAACTACGATGCGGCGAAATCTTTTTTGCTGCTTTCCTGTGGTATGCCCTTGGACGATTCTATATCGAAGGGTTACGGATGGATAGTGCCATTTATGAAGCACCCTCATGGATCGCAAACCTCTTCACTACCCTTTGGTCTCCCCTAAACACCTGGTTCCATCCCCCTACCATAGGAGAGAACTCCATCCGTCTCCCACAGTTGTTTAGCGTCCTGGAGTTCATTGGGTTCCTAAGTGTCTGGATCGGACGCCGATGTACAAGCCTACCCGAAATGGGAACACAGTGGGGCAGAAAGAAAAAAAACACCCCCTAA
- a CDS encoding gluconeogenesis factor YvcK family protein codes for MVEDLSISVPLQVVCIGGGTGLPVLLRGLKKYPITITAIVTVADDGGSSGRLRADLSMPPPGDIRNVLLALADTEPLLAQVFEHRFEAGGDLIGHTLGNLMLAAMQEITGNFTRAVQAMSRVLAVRGRVLPASEEGSVLVAEMEDGSLVTGESNIPLARKKIRRVFLRDPVPVAVGAALQAIEGADMIVLGPGSLYTSLLPPLLVPDVVKIFRSADACRVYVCNVMTQCGETDGFTVGDHVRALYDHMGGPCIDVVVANNGVPHPEVQRRYAESDQCMVSLDEDRLRPMDCRVVVDDLLLDRSYIRHDADRLSQHLVRIAMGYVTSRL; via the coding sequence ATGGTAGAAGATCTTTCCATTTCCGTTCCCTTACAGGTGGTTTGTATAGGGGGTGGTACGGGTTTGCCTGTTCTCTTGCGTGGCCTGAAGAAGTATCCTATCACAATTACGGCCATTGTTACGGTGGCCGATGATGGGGGTAGTTCGGGGCGCCTGCGTGCTGATTTGAGTATGCCGCCGCCGGGGGATATTCGGAATGTTTTGTTGGCCTTGGCGGATACGGAGCCCCTATTGGCGCAGGTTTTTGAACATCGATTCGAGGCAGGTGGGGATTTAATTGGGCATACGTTGGGGAATCTGATGTTGGCTGCCATGCAGGAGATCACGGGTAATTTTACACGTGCTGTGCAGGCAATGAGTCGTGTACTCGCTGTTCGTGGGCGGGTGTTGCCTGCGAGTGAGGAAGGCTCTGTACTGGTGGCGGAAATGGAGGACGGGTCGTTGGTTACGGGGGAGTCCAACATTCCATTAGCGAGAAAGAAGATCCGGCGGGTCTTTTTGCGTGATCCCGTTCCGGTTGCTGTGGGAGCGGCTCTACAGGCGATTGAGGGGGCGGATATGATCGTCCTCGGGCCAGGGAGTTTGTATACTTCCCTTTTACCGCCTTTGCTGGTACCGGACGTGGTGAAAATCTTTCGTTCTGCGGATGCCTGTCGTGTTTATGTTTGTAATGTGATGACGCAATGTGGGGAAACGGATGGTTTTACTGTGGGGGACCACGTTCGGGCCTTGTATGATCATATGGGTGGTCCATGTATTGATGTGGTTGTGGCGAACAATGGTGTACCGCATCCGGAGGTGCAAAGGAGGTATGCCGAATCTGATCAGTGTATGGTTTCTTTGGATGAGGATCGTTTACGTCCGATGGATTGCAGGGTAGTTGTGGATGATTTGCTGTTGGATCGGTCCTATATTCGGCATGATGCCGATCGTTTGAGTCAGCATCTTGTGCGTATAGCTATGGGTTACGTTACGTCCCGTCTGTAA
- a CDS encoding metal-dependent hydrolase yields the protein MDTASHGMISVGLFGLAQLDPVVTSHPPTYYAVLSAVVIGSQIPDIDIVYRLRGNIAYFRNHRGWSHSLPMTILWPLLIGSLLTLLSPFAVAWRVFLAAALAVLIHILLDICNTYGTQCLRPFSQRWFSLNFIPLFDPILFGGHALIWGMWFLFPKSIGWWSATLYTLLALYLLGRRWLQQKLYRHLYHLYPHARRITVMATPRPYRWRFVLETPTYVHCGTLRYQPPHINKPRWEDSLPIINPEDHPEIRYSQTFPAVKTLLYFTNYAYPVVRSIPGGREVRWYDIRYLRLHRPSLVAIVLIHDQNADSKQPKSFMGWLHKQPFPIRKPNPLPPPHTPPQPSPPRR from the coding sequence GTGGATACTGCCTCACATGGAATGATAAGCGTAGGATTATTTGGTCTAGCACAATTAGACCCCGTGGTTACCAGTCATCCGCCTACGTACTATGCTGTTTTGTCCGCCGTGGTAATCGGCTCACAAATCCCTGATATCGACATTGTGTACCGCTTACGCGGAAACATCGCCTATTTCCGTAACCACCGTGGTTGGAGCCATTCTCTACCCATGACCATTCTCTGGCCCCTACTTATTGGCAGTCTCTTAACCTTACTATCCCCCTTTGCCGTCGCTTGGAGGGTCTTTCTTGCCGCTGCATTGGCTGTCCTCATCCATATCCTACTAGACATTTGCAACACATATGGAACACAGTGCCTGCGCCCCTTCTCGCAGCGCTGGTTTTCGCTCAACTTCATACCTTTGTTTGACCCCATCCTTTTTGGAGGACATGCCCTGATTTGGGGCATGTGGTTTCTATTCCCGAAATCTATTGGTTGGTGGTCAGCAACCCTCTATACCCTCCTTGCCCTTTATCTACTCGGCAGACGATGGTTACAACAAAAACTTTATCGACACCTCTACCACCTATACCCCCATGCACGTAGGATTACTGTTATGGCCACTCCCCGTCCCTACCGTTGGCGTTTCGTATTAGAAACCCCAACATACGTCCACTGTGGCACGCTACGTTATCAACCCCCACACATAAATAAACCGCGATGGGAAGATAGCTTACCCATTATAAATCCTGAAGATCATCCCGAAATCCGCTATTCCCAAACCTTCCCCGCCGTGAAAACGCTGTTATATTTCACAAACTACGCCTATCCCGTGGTGAGATCCATACCCGGGGGCCGTGAGGTTCGGTGGTACGACATCCGCTATCTTAGATTACATCGCCCCTCGCTAGTTGCTATTGTTCTCATCCACGATCAAAATGCGGATAGCAAACAACCAAAATCTTTCATGGGATGGCTCCACAAACAACCTTTCCCTATAAGAAAACCCAACCCACTACCCCCTCCACACACACCACCACAACCCTCCCCCCCTCGGAGGTGA
- the mutY gene encoding A/G-specific adenine glycosylase: MKAEVTGGGIRDSLLTWYLSQGRDLPWRRSRDPYAILVSEVMLQQTRVATVLPYYRNFMHLFPTLAVLASAPEDRVLKAWEGLGYYARVRRLHAVAHWAVENHNGLLPTSAHQLRSLPGIGSYTAGAVASIAYGEVVPAVDGNVLRVVARLLGSEEPINRVRTQRQFTEQVAAWLPAENPGVFNQALMELGSLVCLPKRPRCDTCPLSGFCKGQAGARAGQLPVRDERRPPLEQDVVILYLQTPESVWVEKRPPRGLLAGMWGFPTIFLPSGVDRIDRISQFIGHSPFSLTFLEPWEYCLSQYRWRVTVVRVVVPEGEGSLDCGAGVWMGKDELDTLSLPRVYQKVLQSVAAQEIDIM, from the coding sequence ATGAAAGCGGAAGTAACTGGGGGGGGCATAAGGGATTCCTTACTTACCTGGTATTTAAGCCAGGGTCGTGATCTTCCCTGGCGTCGTTCTAGGGATCCCTATGCTATTTTGGTTTCTGAGGTGATGTTGCAACAAACACGTGTGGCTACGGTGTTGCCTTACTATCGTAATTTTATGCATCTCTTTCCGACGTTGGCTGTTCTGGCGTCGGCCCCAGAGGACCGTGTTCTTAAGGCATGGGAGGGACTAGGATATTATGCCCGTGTGCGTCGCTTGCATGCGGTAGCACATTGGGCGGTGGAGAATCATAATGGTTTGTTACCTACTTCCGCTCACCAATTGCGATCCTTGCCCGGCATAGGTTCGTATACGGCGGGGGCTGTGGCTAGTATCGCCTATGGGGAGGTGGTGCCTGCTGTGGATGGTAATGTGTTGCGTGTAGTGGCCCGGTTGCTGGGTTCTGAAGAACCTATCAATAGGGTCCGTACCCAGAGGCAATTCACGGAACAGGTAGCTGCATGGCTACCTGCCGAAAATCCGGGCGTATTCAATCAGGCGCTAATGGAATTGGGGTCGTTGGTTTGTTTGCCCAAACGGCCACGTTGTGATACATGTCCTCTGTCTGGTTTCTGCAAAGGACAGGCCGGGGCGAGGGCGGGGCAGTTGCCTGTTCGTGACGAGAGGAGGCCCCCTCTGGAGCAGGATGTTGTCATTCTTTACCTACAAACCCCAGAATCGGTTTGGGTAGAAAAGAGACCCCCCCGGGGTTTGTTGGCCGGGATGTGGGGTTTTCCAACGATTTTTCTCCCCTCGGGGGTTGACCGGATCGATAGGATATCGCAGTTCATTGGACATTCCCCTTTTTCTCTTACATTCCTTGAACCATGGGAATACTGCCTTAGCCAGTATCGTTGGCGTGTAACCGTTGTGCGTGTAGTGGTGCCGGAGGGGGAGGGTTCCCTTGACTGTGGTGCCGGCGTATGGATGGGTAAGGATGAATTGGATACCTTATCTCTTCCAAGAGTATATCAGAAAGTTTTGCAAAGTGTGGCTGCCCAAGAGATCGATATTATGTAA
- a CDS encoding mechanosensitive ion channel family protein has product MDWLDRIQTYFTRLTVDPVHHVLYPIIAMIIIILGTYLAAYLINRAIERIFQFFAPPNSARMDTLKKLAHSIARYLTYFFSAVLVLNNLGFNTTPILAGMSFLGLVTAFGTQNLIKDFFTGFFLLFEHQLAVGDNVTINGPNDGIQGTVEEIGLRITKIREFNQRLHYLANGTIQQVTNASRKQMMAMASVNVPPYADLNAVREALTQATNDMYDCFGAWLLEKPEVLGVTKADTNGIQVTIAALTTPERVWRLECRLREVAINALQDHQIPWFAQGFPLPNKDTPSAFNTAITSTTGIFPTAITTHNPHPKTPLEH; this is encoded by the coding sequence GTGGATTGGCTAGACCGTATACAAACCTATTTCACGCGTTTGACAGTGGATCCTGTCCATCATGTGCTATATCCCATCATAGCCATGATCATCATCATCCTCGGGACCTATCTGGCAGCATACTTGATCAATAGGGCTATCGAGAGGATTTTCCAATTCTTTGCCCCACCCAACAGCGCACGGATGGATACCCTAAAAAAGTTGGCTCACTCTATTGCCCGATACCTGACCTATTTTTTCTCGGCTGTACTTGTACTCAACAACCTCGGATTCAACACAACACCCATCCTCGCTGGTATGAGTTTTTTAGGACTGGTTACAGCCTTCGGTACACAGAATCTAATCAAGGACTTCTTTACGGGTTTTTTCCTCCTCTTTGAACACCAATTGGCCGTAGGAGACAATGTAACGATCAATGGACCCAATGATGGTATTCAGGGTACAGTGGAAGAAATAGGATTGCGAATCACAAAAATAAGGGAATTCAACCAGCGCCTCCATTATCTCGCCAACGGAACGATCCAACAGGTTACCAACGCCAGCCGAAAACAAATGATGGCTATGGCCTCTGTCAACGTCCCCCCCTACGCAGACCTCAATGCAGTCCGTGAGGCCCTCACCCAAGCAACCAACGACATGTACGATTGCTTCGGTGCTTGGTTACTCGAAAAACCCGAGGTCCTAGGCGTTACTAAAGCCGATACCAACGGCATTCAGGTCACCATAGCGGCCCTAACCACCCCCGAACGCGTTTGGAGACTGGAGTGCCGCCTTCGGGAGGTGGCCATCAACGCCTTACAAGATCACCAAATCCCATGGTTCGCCCAGGGCTTTCCCTTACCCAACAAGGACACCCCCTCGGCTTTCAATACTGCAATAACCAGCACCACAGGAATTTTTCCCACCGCCATCACAACCCACAATCCCCACCCCAAAACCCCCTTAGAGCATTAG
- a CDS encoding mechanosensitive ion channel family protein — protein sequence MFQLNPRHNTSTSLTMQKLAHSVLRYFVWSFAIFLSLANLGIDTSPLLVGSGLIGIAIAFGAQNLVRDIITGFFIIFENQMAVGDHVEINEKIQGTVEEVGLRGITIREFNQRLHYIPNSIVKHIANSSRVQMRAVVVVYLNPRTNINSSLASIQEACDGVYARSGARFTEKPTVLGITAVAPDYIQVTITGLTTPDHVAETERELRRATLVALQQQPDALSHTANDNEKTGSLREGKSEMEGTPPSTTTGDTDKKTHFAITPPSEGA from the coding sequence TTGTTTCAATTGAACCCTCGCCATAATACTAGCACCTCCTTGACCATGCAAAAATTGGCCCATTCCGTTCTCCGCTATTTTGTCTGGTCCTTTGCTATCTTTTTGTCCCTAGCCAACCTTGGCATTGACACCTCACCTCTCCTCGTTGGCTCTGGCCTCATTGGTATTGCAATAGCATTCGGAGCACAAAATCTCGTCAGGGACATCATCACAGGATTTTTCATCATTTTTGAAAACCAGATGGCAGTGGGCGACCATGTGGAAATCAATGAAAAAATACAAGGCACAGTCGAGGAAGTGGGCCTACGGGGCATTACCATTCGCGAGTTCAACCAACGTCTCCATTACATACCCAATAGTATCGTTAAGCACATCGCAAACTCCAGCCGCGTACAAATGCGTGCCGTGGTAGTAGTTTATTTGAACCCTCGGACCAACATTAATTCCTCCCTGGCTTCCATCCAAGAAGCATGCGACGGTGTATATGCAAGGTCCGGTGCCCGGTTTACCGAAAAACCCACTGTACTAGGAATCACCGCCGTGGCCCCCGATTACATCCAAGTGACTATAACCGGACTAACTACACCGGACCATGTAGCAGAAACGGAACGGGAACTACGTAGAGCAACATTGGTAGCCCTACAACAACAACCTGATGCCCTATCACATACCGCAAACGATAATGAAAAAACGGGATCATTACGAGAGGGCAAGAGTGAAATGGAAGGAACCCCCCCATCCACAACAACCGGGGATACGGATAAGAAAACTCACTTTGCCATCACCCCCCCATCCGAGGGGGCATGA